CGTTCTTTTGCCCTGGATGCTGAGCAGTTTGTCGATACGCTCCCGGGTGGCTTTTTCCGATGCCTCGAATTCAGCCTGGGAGGTGTTCACATCCAATTTGGTGGCGCCGGTCAAGTAGCCGCCGATGGTATAGGGAAGGACGAAGTAGCCGTCTGCCAGGCCCTGCATCAGAGCGCTTGCGCCAAGGCGATTGGCGCCGTGGTCCGAGAAATTGGCTTCACCGATAACAAAAAGTCCCGGGACGTTGCTCATCAAGTTGTAGTCCACCCAGAGCCCGCCCATAGTGTAGTGGACTGCGGGATAGATCATCATCGGGGTGGTGTAGGGATCCTCACCGGTGATTTTTTCATACATCTGGAACAGGTTGCCGTATTTTCGTGCAATCACATCCTTGCCGTCACGTTTGATGGCATCGGCGAAATCGAGGTAGACGGCCAGTCTGGTGTCGCCGACCCCCTTGTTTTCGTCGCATTGGGCCTTGGCATTTCTGGATGCCACGTCCCGGGGTACCAGGTTTCCAAAGCTCGGGTATTTGCGCTCCAGGTAATAATCCCTCTCGTTTTCGGGGATCTGGTGGGGCGGACGGGTGTCGCCGGGCTTCTTCGGCACCCAGACCCGGCCGTCATTGCGCAGGCTTTCACTCATAAGGGTGAGTTTGGACTGATAGGTGCCGTGCACCGGAATACAGGTCGGATGGATCTGGGTAAAACAGGGATTGGCGAAAAACGCGCCTTTGAGGTAGGCCCGATACGCGGCGGTCACATTGGAGCCCATGGCATTGGTGGAGAGGAAAAAGACGTTGCCATAGCCACCGGTGGCCAGGACCACCGCATCGGCCGCATGGCGTTCGAGCTGCCCGTTGATCAGGTTACGGACCACGATGCCCTTGGCGTGACCATTGACCAGCACCAGGTCGAGCATTTCACGACGGGGATACATTGTCACTTTTCCCATGGCCACCTGGCGCATCAAGCTGCCGTAAGCTCCCAGCAACAATTGTTGCCCGGTCTGACCGCGTGCATAGAAGGTACGCGAGACCTGGGCGCCGCCGAACGAGCGGTTGGCCAACAACCCGCCATATTCGCGGGCAAAGGGAATTCCCTGGGCCACACAATGGTCGATGATATTGTTGCTCACCTGGGCCAGGCGGTAGACATTGGCTTCGCGTGCCCTGAAATCCCCTCCCTTGATCGTGTCATAAAAAAGTCGCCAGATACTGTCGCCGTCGTTGGGGTAGTTTTTGGCGGCATTGATTCCGCCCTGGGCGGCAATACTGTGCGCCCGCCTGGGGCTGTCTTGAAAACAGAAGGATTTGACGTTGTATCCGAGTTCCGCCAGAGTGGCGGCCGCCGATCCACCGGCCAAACCCGTACCCACCACGATAATATCGAACTTGCGTTTGTTGGCCGGGTTGACCAGCTTGAGTTCGAAGCGGTGACGATCCCACTTGTCCTTTAATGATCCCGCAGGAACCTTGCCGTCGAGCAACATAGGTTATCCTTTCTGTTATGCGCTGATGGAAACGAAGATGGGCAGTATGCCAAAACCAAAGCCGACCACCAGGGCAAACACGATACTCAAGGTCCGAATCATCGGCATATATTTGGGGTGGTTGGCGCCGACGGTTTGAAATGCACTCCAGAACCCGTGACTGACATGCACGGCTGCCACAATCATGGCGATCACATAGATGCCGACATACATGGGGCTGGCAAACGCCTGGGAAACGATGTCGAAGATAGTCGTCTGGGTCTTGTCGACAAAATGAAAATTGATCAGGTGAAAAACGATAAAGGCCAGCAACAGGACGCCCGTATATGGCATCGTCGCAGATCCGATCGTTCGCCCGCCGGCGCTTTTATTCACCGCATAGCGGTTGGGCCTGGCCTTGATATTCTGGTAAAACAAGGTCAGTCCGGTTACAATGTGTACCAGGGCAAACAGCAACAATACCCATTCGCCTACCAACAGGAGAACCCCCAGGGCGTGCAGGTGGGCGGCGTAACTATTGAACATCTCCCTGCCCCCGAACAACGTCAAATTGCCGGCAAGATGCACGGCCAGAAACAGGCAGAAACAAAATCCGGTCAGAGCCATCATCAGCTTTTTGCCGATCGATGAAGCCAGCGTATCCAACAACCACTTCATAAACGCCTCCGTTTCCTGAGTTGTGACTTGGGCCGACCCTATTCATCGCCAGAAAAATGACCTGCTATTTGCTGGCAACGTTGTTACTGTTTTGTTTGCATGAAACCCGCGAAAAGAAGATGCTCTCGAAAAAAAATTCCAAATTCAAGGCTATTTCACTCGCAAGAGATGAACGCTAAGAAAGAACATTGTTACTGTCAACAAAAAAGTCTATACCACCAATCGTCCCGATGGGAATCGATCAACGCCTGTGCCAACTGCCTGGCCACATCGGTCTGCATACGATCGAGGACGTGCGGCAGCCATTTCTGTGGAGATTGGTAACCCACATCCTTTAAGCATTTGAGGTCCACGAGGAGCGCCAGTTGATCTGCGTCGCGGGCCAGTTTGGATTCCAGCGATGTGCCTTGGTTGAACTCAGCCAGAAGGGAACCGATCTGATCACCGAATGGCAGGCCCCGCAAGGCATCGACCCTTGCTTCAGCCTCATCGGGTTTCACATAGCGTTTTTGGACGTAGTTTAGATCACCGGTGCGTGCTTCGGGAAGGTCATGCATCAGACACATGCTGATCAGGCGCTCGCTGTCGGCCATGGGTTCCAACTTAGCCAACACAAAGGCAATGAAGGTGGCGGCATAAGTGTGCTCGGCGACCGATTCTCCTCCGGCGCCGAGAAACTGGTAGCCGCTGCGCGGTATCTGTTTCAAGAAGAGTGCTTCGAATACGAGTGCTGCAATTCTTTCCATTATTACTCCCATCTTTTGAGAATAGATCCATCTGGCGATCTATTCATAGTTTAGTTCATTGATATCCATCTATAAGAGAAGCAGGATTGGCATCCGTCATCGAAATTGTGCGCCGAAAAGATGGTGCGTTGCGGGCCATCCAATTGACTTGACACATAAGGCCAATTTATATAATTTAGTCAATCAAATAAAATCTATTAAAGCTTTTTCAAAGGTTAATCATTTCACGGCGCACAAATCATTTTTTCAGGCAAAAGGCCTAAACCTGCAACCATTACCTCACCCGAAAGCGCAATTTTTCCATTCTATTCTCGACGGTGTGATTTTTGAGGCGATGGCGTGTGCGGTTTTCGCAGGCACAAAGCGTAGGAGAATGGATACATGACTCAAACGGATATCGATATCATCCAAATTGTTGGCAGTGCCGGTCTAATGGTGCAGTTTGTGTTGTTGTTGCTCCTGTTTTTCTCGGTCACCTCCTGGGCCATCATTATTATAAAGTGGCGGTATATTCAGAAAGCTTTCCGTGAATCGACGCTTTTTACCGAACATTTCTGGAAAACAAGGGACCTGGCGGGCGCGTATGCCAAGGCCAAAGAGCTGACCGGATGCCCGGTGGCCAGAATTTTCAGGATCGGTTACGTCGAATTGAAACGGGTCACCCAGTCGGGCCGGGGAAAAGGCCAGGAAGCGGGGCAGGAAGGGGCGGCCCCGATGAGTACGCGCATCACCGGTGCGGACAATGTCAAGCGCGCTTTGCGTCGCGCCATCAACAGCGAAACCACGCGCATGACCCAAATGGTGCCGTTTTTGGCCACGACAGGAAACACTACCCCGTTTATCGGGCTTTTTGGGACCGTATGGGGCATCATGAATTCTTTCCACAGTATCGGTCAGCGAGGGTCTGCCAGCTTGGCAGTCGTCGCACCGGGCATTTCCGAAGCGCTTATCGCGACGGCCGCAGGGTTGGCCGTGGCTATCCCCGCTGTCATCGCGTTTAATTTTTTCATGCAAAAGATACGGGTGGTCGAAACCGAGCTGATCAGCTTTTCAGCCGATTTCCTCAATATCATCGAACGCGATATTATTTCCGGCAATCAACCCTAGCCGGTGTATCCGAAATCATGGAACAGGCCCTGAACAAATGGGCTATCATTACGGCAATGGCGACTTAGAGGATTAAGAAATGGCCCTCGACACCAATACCGATCGTCTGATGTCCGATATCAACGTCACCCCTTTCGTGGACGTGATGCTGGTGCTGCTGATTATTTTTATGGTGACGGCCCCTATGATGATGCAGGGGGTTGATGTGAACTTGCCCGAAGCGACCACAAAACCCCTCGTGGCCCAAAAAGATAACCTGGTGGTTTCCATCGACCAGGATCAACAGGTTTACATAAACGATTTCGCCGTGGAAGTGGATTATTTGAGAGAGAAGTTGCAAAAAATTTTGGAAAATCGATCCGATCGTGCTGTCTACTTCAAGGCCGACCGAAGTGTTCCATACGGTACGGCAGTAAAGGTGATGGCCGAGATTAAAGGCGCCGGCGTCGATAAGATCGGCATGGTGACCATACCGGTGGAAGAAGATCGCGGAGCAGGTAATAAGCGATAAGCGATGGTGAAATGATTTCTGGAATCATGTCATATCCACACGGCGAGCATCGTAATCCGTTCTTCTGGCCTTTTTTATTCAGTTTCCTGGGGCATATACTGCTGTTCGCATTTATCCTCTACACACCGAAACCGGATGTCGGAGAGAGCTTTTTCCCATCGGTTATCGATGTGCAGATGGTGGATGTTCAGGCCACCTCGCCGTCGTCCGAAAAGTCGTCGAAAGCTGCAGACGAAAAGGTTGCTCCTTTAGAGGAAACGGAACCGGAACAGGTCCAGATAGAGGAAGCACAGCCCCCCAAGCCTGCTGCGGAGGCGGAGGTGTCGCTTGCCCCAGCCACGCCCAAGACCAAGACCGCCCTCAAATACAAGACCTTAAAAACCCAGGAAGTTTTAAAGAGCACGCTGGAGCGGATTGAAAAAAAAGTAGAAGTCGCGCCCCCCCGGCCATTGGAAGATACGATCAAACGCTTGAGGGAAAAGGTGGAAAAGGAGGGGCGCCCCGATTCAGCGGAAACAACCGGAAGTGGGGAAGGTACGGCGACAAGTGGGAAAATGGGGTTTGGGGGTGGTGGAAAGCAAGAGGGTGAACTCATAGATATGTACAGGCTCGAGATTGCCTATGCCATTCAAAAGAATTGGGCTTATGCCGATCAACTGGGCGGAGACAAGGGGCATCTCGTGGCCAGTATCGTGATGAAGGTACTTCCTGATGGTCGGATCGAAGATATTTTCTTTACCGACCGTTCGGGAAACCCTTATTTGGACGATTCGGCCTACAAGGCGATCATAAAATCCAGCCCGGTCAGGCCGCATCCGGATGGCCTGAACCGCCCTTTTATTGAAATGGGTCTGCGGTTTACGCCCAAAGGCGTACAGTAGAGGAGATATGCGACACAACAATTGGATGTACCATTTTATGAAAGTGTTGATTTTTGTCGGATGCCTATGCATCCCAGGGGAGGGTTTGGGCGACGTTCAATACATCGATTTGACCAATCCTTTTCTAAGAAAAATACCCATGGCCGTGCCGGTATTCAGCCCCGTTTCACCTGGCGGCGCCAATGGCGCTTTGAACGCCGGTCTGGCGGACAGCCTATCGCGCATGCTCGACTTTACAGGGTATTTCAAGATCCTGGACAGAGGGTCTTTTCTTCATGACCCGAAAAGTGGAAATATCACCCAGAACAAGATTAACTTCCAGAACTGGACGACTGTCGGCGCCGAGCTGCTGATCACCGGAGGCGTGAATGTTCAGGCCGACGAGCTCGTGTTGGAGTTAAGGTTGTTCGATACATTCAAGGCTTCTCTGGTGGTGGGCAAGCGTTACCGCGGTCGTGTACAAGATCAGCGGGATATGATTCGCCGTTTTTGCGCCGAAGTCATTCAGGCCCTAACGGGGAACCAGGGGGTTTTCGATAGTCAAATCGCCTTCGTTTCAAATGGAACGGGACAAAAAGAAATTTACGTTTGTGAATTTGACGGCCATGATGTCCGGCAGGTCACGAAAAATCGCAGCATCACCTCTTTTCCCGCCTGGTCTTCCGATGGACGCTATCTCGCATTTACCTCCTTTGCAAAGGGACCTGCGAAAATCCACGTGCGAGACTTGAAGAGCGACCTGGAGACGATTTTCAATTTCAGTGGAGGCCAAATCGCGCCCGCATGGGTCCCGCACCGATTCGAACTCACGGCCACCTTGTCCTTGGGGGGAGACCAGGAAATTTATTTATTGACCGGTGGGGGGAAAATGATTAAAAGGGTGACCAATAGCCCGGGAATTGATGTGGATGCGACATGGTCGCCCGATGGCCGCATGATAGCTTTCGTTTCCAATCGGGCAGGGACTCCACAAATCTACGTCCAGGAAATGGGCAGCAACCGCATACAACGACTGACGTTTGAAGGGCGATACAATACGCAGCCCAGTTGGTCCCCCAAAGGCGATAAAATCGCCTATTCATCCATGGCGGAAGGGCAAATAAATATCCACGTCATCGATATCGAGGGAAATCACCCAATCAGACTAACCTACAATCAAGGCGATAACGAAGCACCATCCTGGTCGCCTGACGGAAGTCTTATCGCATTTAAATCCACCCGAGAGGGTGTGGCGAGAATATACATCATGACAGCATATGGAACGGACCAGAGGCGTCTGTTGGCCCTTTCCGGAGAACAGAGTCAACCCAGATGGTCGCCGAACATACTACCGTAAAGTTGTTGTAGCGGCATCGAAAAAAAGGAGGAAAAAATGAGGAAAAACAGTTGGTTGGTAATCATGTTGGTGCTTGTTATCCCGGCCATGCTATTCACGGTGTCTTGTGCCAAGAAAGCCGTTGAGACCGCGCCGGCCGAAACGGCGCAACCGGTCGTGACACAACCGGCAACGGACACGGTTGCCGATCAGGCGGCCGCAGAACGTGCACGTCTGGAGCAAGAACGAATCGCTGCGGAGCAGGCGAAACGCCAGGCGGCGATGGCCTTCAGCGAAGAGGACGTTTACTTCGAATTTGACAGCTCGGCGCTGAGGCCGGATGCACAGGATACGCTGGTTCAAAAAGCGGCTTACCTCCGAGCCAATCCGAAAGTCACCGTGACGGTCGAAGGGCATTGCGACGAGCGCGGCACCGAAGCATACAATATGGCTCTGGGGGAACGACGTGCCCAATCTGCGAAAGATTTTCTCGTGAACCTGGGTATCGCCAGCAATCGTTTGAGCATCATCAGCTATGGCGAAGAACGACCGATCGATCCCGGCCAGAATGAGGCCGCCTGGGCCAAGAACCGCCGCGCGCATTTCGCCATCGACTGATTCAATTCCTGCAAAGCACCGCAACCGGCCGTTGCCGGGGTCAGAATAAAGACTCCAGTTAAGCCGGTGCCATCTTGACGTTACTTACTTCCCGGCATCGTAACACAGATGCCGGGAAGTATATGCCAAAATGGAAATATTCCAGTGAAATCATCACGTATCATTCCCCGCATATGTTCCCTGGTGATTGCCCTGGCTCTCATCTGTGCTACCATTGTGGGCTGTGCGAGCCAGAAAGATGTGCTTATTCTCGACGAACGGCTCATGCTTTTGGAACGCCAGAATCAGGAACTGCAAAGACAAAACAGCGACATGCAGAAGCTGGTTCAAAAAGAATTGGCCGTTGTGGGTGAAACCAGCCAGACCACCGAAACGACCTTGCGATCCAAGTATGCAACGTTGGGCGCTCAAATGGATACCCTCCAGGAAGATTCGCGACGGCTTTCCGGGCGCCTCGAAGAGATCGAGTATCAGCTGAATCAAAAGCTTGCCACCTTCGAGAAGGATCACCAGAAAATCGATGAGCTGAGTCTTCAATCGGCGAAGCTCGAAAAGCGACTTATGGAGATCGAGCAATATCTCAATCTCGGGAGTGGCGGTCCAAAGCCCACGGCTGGTGT
This Desulfatitalea tepidiphila DNA region includes the following protein-coding sequences:
- a CDS encoding fumarate reductase/succinate dehydrogenase flavoprotein subunit, encoding MLLDGKVPAGSLKDKWDRHRFELKLVNPANKRKFDIIVVGTGLAGGSAAATLAELGYNVKSFCFQDSPRRAHSIAAQGGINAAKNYPNDGDSIWRLFYDTIKGGDFRAREANVYRLAQVSNNIIDHCVAQGIPFAREYGGLLANRSFGGAQVSRTFYARGQTGQQLLLGAYGSLMRQVAMGKVTMYPRREMLDLVLVNGHAKGIVVRNLINGQLERHAADAVVLATGGYGNVFFLSTNAMGSNVTAAYRAYLKGAFFANPCFTQIHPTCIPVHGTYQSKLTLMSESLRNDGRVWVPKKPGDTRPPHQIPENERDYYLERKYPSFGNLVPRDVASRNAKAQCDENKGVGDTRLAVYLDFADAIKRDGKDVIARKYGNLFQMYEKITGEDPYTTPMMIYPAVHYTMGGLWVDYNLMSNVPGLFVIGEANFSDHGANRLGASALMQGLADGYFVLPYTIGGYLTGATKLDVNTSQAEFEASEKATRERIDKLLSIQGKRTVDDFHRHLGLIMWDHCGMSRNNAGLEKARGMIQELRDEFWKNVKVPGSIADFNQSLERAGRVADFLEFAELLLDDALARQESCGGHFNEAYQTEENEALRNDEDYCHVAAWEFKGHGQAPELHKEPLAFENVQLTQRSYK
- a CDS encoding succinate dehydrogenase cytochrome b subunit, translated to MKWLLDTLASSIGKKLMMALTGFCFCLFLAVHLAGNLTLFGGREMFNSYAAHLHALGVLLLVGEWVLLLFALVHIVTGLTLFYQNIKARPNRYAVNKSAGGRTIGSATMPYTGVLLLAFIVFHLINFHFVDKTQTTIFDIVSQAFASPMYVGIYVIAMIVAAVHVSHGFWSAFQTVGANHPKYMPMIRTLSIVFALVVGFGFGILPIFVSISA
- a CDS encoding HD domain-containing protein codes for the protein MERIAALVFEALFLKQIPRSGYQFLGAGGESVAEHTYAATFIAFVLAKLEPMADSERLISMCLMHDLPEARTGDLNYVQKRYVKPDEAEARVDALRGLPFGDQIGSLLAEFNQGTSLESKLARDADQLALLVDLKCLKDVGYQSPQKWLPHVLDRMQTDVARQLAQALIDSHRDDWWYRLFC
- the tolQ gene encoding protein TolQ, with the translated sequence MTQTDIDIIQIVGSAGLMVQFVLLLLLFFSVTSWAIIIIKWRYIQKAFRESTLFTEHFWKTRDLAGAYAKAKELTGCPVARIFRIGYVELKRVTQSGRGKGQEAGQEGAAPMSTRITGADNVKRALRRAINSETTRMTQMVPFLATTGNTTPFIGLFGTVWGIMNSFHSIGQRGSASLAVVAPGISEALIATAAGLAVAIPAVIAFNFFMQKIRVVETELISFSADFLNIIERDIISGNQP
- the tolR gene encoding protein TolR, whose protein sequence is MALDTNTDRLMSDINVTPFVDVMLVLLIIFMVTAPMMMQGVDVNLPEATTKPLVAQKDNLVVSIDQDQQVYINDFAVEVDYLREKLQKILENRSDRAVYFKADRSVPYGTAVKVMAEIKGAGVDKIGMVTIPVEEDRGAGNKR
- a CDS encoding cell envelope integrity protein TolA; this translates as MISGIMSYPHGEHRNPFFWPFLFSFLGHILLFAFILYTPKPDVGESFFPSVIDVQMVDVQATSPSSEKSSKAADEKVAPLEETEPEQVQIEEAQPPKPAAEAEVSLAPATPKTKTALKYKTLKTQEVLKSTLERIEKKVEVAPPRPLEDTIKRLREKVEKEGRPDSAETTGSGEGTATSGKMGFGGGGKQEGELIDMYRLEIAYAIQKNWAYADQLGGDKGHLVASIVMKVLPDGRIEDIFFTDRSGNPYLDDSAYKAIIKSSPVRPHPDGLNRPFIEMGLRFTPKGVQ
- the tolB gene encoding Tol-Pal system beta propeller repeat protein TolB, whose product is MKVLIFVGCLCIPGEGLGDVQYIDLTNPFLRKIPMAVPVFSPVSPGGANGALNAGLADSLSRMLDFTGYFKILDRGSFLHDPKSGNITQNKINFQNWTTVGAELLITGGVNVQADELVLELRLFDTFKASLVVGKRYRGRVQDQRDMIRRFCAEVIQALTGNQGVFDSQIAFVSNGTGQKEIYVCEFDGHDVRQVTKNRSITSFPAWSSDGRYLAFTSFAKGPAKIHVRDLKSDLETIFNFSGGQIAPAWVPHRFELTATLSLGGDQEIYLLTGGGKMIKRVTNSPGIDVDATWSPDGRMIAFVSNRAGTPQIYVQEMGSNRIQRLTFEGRYNTQPSWSPKGDKIAYSSMAEGQINIHVIDIEGNHPIRLTYNQGDNEAPSWSPDGSLIAFKSTREGVARIYIMTAYGTDQRRLLALSGEQSQPRWSPNILP
- the pal gene encoding peptidoglycan-associated lipoprotein Pal is translated as MRKNSWLVIMLVLVIPAMLFTVSCAKKAVETAPAETAQPVVTQPATDTVADQAAAERARLEQERIAAEQAKRQAAMAFSEEDVYFEFDSSALRPDAQDTLVQKAAYLRANPKVTVTVEGHCDERGTEAYNMALGERRAQSAKDFLVNLGIASNRLSIISYGEERPIDPGQNEAAWAKNRRAHFAID
- the ybgF gene encoding tol-pal system protein YbgF; translated protein: MKSSRIIPRICSLVIALALICATIVGCASQKDVLILDERLMLLERQNQELQRQNSDMQKLVQKELAVVGETSQTTETTLRSKYATLGAQMDTLQEDSRRLSGRLEEIEYQLNQKLATFEKDHQKIDELSLQSAKLEKRLMEIEQYLNLGSGGPKPTAGVPSKSDAAGSPDKSTTDDQLYNEAKQAYDKGSLDKARQGFQQLIKTFPKSANADNAQFWIGESYYREKWYEKAILEYQTVIEKYPNGNKVPAAMLKQGLSFLALGDRSNARLILKELEKKYPNSNEAKVAATKLTEF